GAAAAAAATCTGTAAAGGAAAAGACCATCTTTTTCTATCATAATAATATTTATCAAGAATAGGATTATCGATAACAGGTTCCTCATATAATACAGAATCATATTTCTCTGCCAAAATCTTTCCTAAAGATGATTTACCTACACCAACAACACCATCAACACAAATTATTCCTTTCATTGTACACTCCTTAATTTTTAATTTTTTAAAATAGTTTTTATAATAATTCTTATGCATTTTTTTAACTCCTACACATATATTTAAATAAATTATACCATAATAATGTAATATAAAACAAACTTATTTTTTATTTAAATTTATATTCATCTAAATAAAAAAAGTGGTCTTTTTTGAATTTAAATCCTAGTATTTTTTCAATATTTACATTGAAAGTAGAAGAGAGTATTTTCTTTTTGATATTAGGATTTAGAACAGATAATTGTTTAATAAATTCCTTAGTTTCACGTCTTTTACTTGAAGTTTTTTCAGCTGCAACTGTACAGCCACAATTCATTGCTTGAATACCATTATTTTTTACAAATTTAATGATATTTTTTTCTTCAATATAAAATAGTGGTCTAATAAGTTCTATATCAAAATTATCGGACTTTAATTTTGGTAACATAGTTTCAAATTTGCCCATATAAAACATTGACATTAGAGTAGTTTCGACTACATCATCTAAATGATGCCCTAACGCTAATTTATTACAGCCCAGCTCTGTAGCCTTTGAATATAGTGAACCACGACGCATTTTAGCACACATATAACAAGGATAGTCTTTGGCTATTTTACCTGCGATATCAAAAATATTATCATCATATATGTGGCAGGGTATATTTAAATGCTCTAAATTTAACTTTAAGTTATCGAGATTACGTTGATTAAATCCTGGATTCATTGCAATGAATACAAGCTCAAATTTTGTTTTAGAAGCTCTTTTTAATTCTTGAAATAATTTTGCAAGTAACAATGAATCCTTACCACCAGATATAGCTACAGCAATTTTATCATTTTCATTTACTAAATCAAAATCTTTTAAAGCCTTGATAAAAGGAGACCATAAAAGTTCCCTATATTTCTTTTGTATACTTTTTTCAATTACTTCAAGAGGTTGAAGAGGAACATCTGGAAGTATTAAAGGGCAATCAGTTTGACCTAAAGACATATTATTACCTTTCTGAATATACATAAGATATATTATCGGACTTAATTTACAATATTAAATAAGATTTCTTTAGCAACTATATCTTTTGTATTTTCTTTGATTTCAATTTCATTTCCGTTTTTATCAAAAATAAAAACTTTATTATTATCAGAATTAAAACCTATAGCTTTATTTGATATATCATTTAAAACTATGTAGTCTAATTTTTTGTTAATTAATTTTGCTTTTGCATTTTCTTTTAAATTATTATCTTCAGCAGCAAAACCAATTAGTTTAAATTTTCTTGGTTTAATTTCAGATAATTTTTTTAATATATCGACATTTAATTCTAATTCTAGTTTTAAATCTTTTAACTTATTTTTCTTTATCTTAGTATCTGAATAATTTTTTATTTTGAAATCAGACACAGCTGCAACCATGAAAATATAATCTATGTTTTCTATATTATTTAATACTGCTTCATGCATTTCATCTGCATTTTCTATATAAATTATTTTTGAGATACCATGAGGTGTTTTTAAATCAGGCTTAGTACTTATTAATGTAACATCTGCACCTTGTAATGTTGCTTGTTTAGCTAATGCATAACCCATTTTACCGCTTGATTTATTTGTGATATGTCTAACAGTATCTATATTTTCTACAGTTCCTCCAGCTGTAATAAGAATTTTTTTATTCTTAAAAATATCAGTTTTTTCTATATTAAACATTATTTTATCAACTATAATATCAACTTCAGGTAATTTGCCTAATCCAAAATCACCACAGGCAAGTGACCCTGTTGCAGGTTGAACAATGTTATAGTTATTCATTGAAAGTTTCTCTAAATTTCCTTGTAATATTGGATTTAAATACATATTTGTATTCATAGCTGGAAAAATCATAACTTTTCTAGGATCGCATACAGATAAAAATGTAGATAGAAAATCATCTGCAATTCCATTTGAAAGCTTTCCAATAATATTATATGTTGCTGGAATAACACAAACTAAATCTGAATTTTTAGCTATTTCTATATGTGAAACAGATGTTTCATTTTCATCAAACATATTTATATAAACCTTATTTCCTGTTAGTGTTTGAAATAATAATGGTGAAATAAGTTTTGAAGCATTTTCCGTCATTATAACTTTAATGTTATAGTTATTTTTCTTTAATTTAGAACAAACATCCAACGCTTTATAGCAAGCTATTCCTGATGTAACTCCTATTACAATATTTTTCATATTATCACCTCTTATTTAATAATTATACAATATTAACTTTTTAAATTCAAGTAAGTTTATTTCTTAAAACTTATGTTATTCAAAATAAATCACACTTATAAAAAATTCACGAGCTAAAATCAATTGTTTTTGAAATAAACAAGTATTTACTATGTTTTCATAAAAAATACATAATTTAAACTTTTCACACATCGACTAGTTATTCACATTATACAAAACAGTTTAATTTATCTCTGTTACTTTCATGCAACAACTCAATTATCTTGTTTTATTTTTGAAACAAATATTAATAAAGTCTTGATTTTGCAAGGATTATAATATGTTATGTTTTTGTAACTAGACGATTATGAATTTTTAAACATAAAAAAACGCCCTGTATCAAGGCGTTAATCAAAAATTTCTTTCATGTATTTACTTATATTCTCTATAATATCTGTAGGATTAATTATATATTGTTTTTCTCTCAATTTATCAGCTATGTATCCATGTAAATATGTTGCTATTATAGCTGATTTTTTTAAATTGTAGCCTTGTGAGTTTAAAGAGGCTATCATCCCTGTTAATACATCTCCCATTCCAGCATTAGCCATATATGGGTTTCCTGTATCAATTATATAAACTTCTTCACCATCACTAATATATGTATTTTTACCCTTAAGTAATAAAGTTACTTTATTTTTTCTTGAATAATCTAGCACAACTTCAATCGGATTTTTTAAAATATGTTCTAAATCTATATTACTAATTTTAGAAAATTATCCTGTATGAGGTGTTAAAAGTGTTTTTTCAGCATTATTAAAATTTATATTGTTATTTAAAGCTCCTGCATCTATTATTATATCTTTATCATCCTTATACCCTTCAATTATATTGTATATAAATTCATTGAAAATCATTCCTGGTCCAATAGCTATTGTTGTTGATTTATTTAAATTATCAATTTCTTTTTCATATATAGCTTCAGGTATATTTTTAACAATATTTTCTATTTCAGAATAGTCCGATAATAAATAAGTGTATCCACTTCCACATTTTACACATGATTTAGTTGCTAATTCAGCAGCTCCATAATAGTTTTTTGAACCTGCAACAATGTAAGTTTTACCATATGTTGTTTTATTATCTTCCTCTTTTCTCTTTATTTCCATATTTTTTATATCAGATTTTTCTACCAAATATATATTTGAGAATTTTTTAAGTTCATTATTAGGTATAATAATATTTGTTATTACTTCTATTTCTCCAGTATTAATTTTACTATTATAGTTTAAAAATCCTTGCTTATATGTCATAATACTTAACGTTTTATCAGCTTCTATACAAGCTCCATGAGTATTTCCAGATTTTACATCAAGACCAGAAGGTATATCTATACTATAGACCTTAAATTGAGATAATATTTTATATTTATTTACCTTATAAATCACCTCTTTTATATACTTAGGCAATTCTTTATCAAGTCCTGTACCAAAAATAGCATCAACAACTATTTCTGTCTTTTGTAAATAAAAATCTAATTTATCGATGTTTTCAATTATTCTTATTCCTAGCAACTCACATCTTTTTATATTTCTTTCGCATTCTTTACTGTAATAATCACTCTTTATTTTAAAAACTATTACTTCCTTATTATTTGCATGCAACATTCTTGCTAAAGCATAGCCATCTCCACCATTATTACCAAAACCTGCAATAATCAAATATGTTTCATAACTTTTATCTAAAGTTTCATATAGCTTATACACTACATTTTCCATTAATAAATCTTTACTAACTTCACACTTAGTTTCTATATATTCATCTATTCTTTGAGTAATTAAAGCATCTCCAATTATTTTCATAATTCTACCTTTAACTCTTTTAAATACTCTTTTATTTTTTCTTTTAATTCAGGATGTCTTAATCCAAATTCAACATTAGCCTTAAACATACCAAATTTATCTCCTGTATCGTATCTTAATCCATCAAATTCATATGAATAAAGTTTAGATACATTATCTTTTGCCATTTTTAATATTGCAGGTGTTAATTGAATTTCATAATCAATAGTTTTTTCTTCTTTTAAATATTTAAATATTTGAGGTTCTAAAATATATCTACCTAATGCAGCAAATTCACTTGGTGCATCTTCAATATTTGGTTTTTCAACAAAATCTTCTATTTCATATATTTTATCATCTATTTTCTTACTTTGCTTAATGATTCCATATTTGTTTAAATCTCTTCTAGGTACTTTTTGAACACCTATGAAACTTCCACAACCATTTTTTTCATATGCATCTATAAGTTGTTTAGATACAGGTATTTCTCCTTTTTCCTTATCTGTATATATTATGTCATCCCCTAATAAAATTAAGAAAGGTTCATCTGCAACAAAAGATTCTGCACATGATATTGCATGCCCAAGTCCTAAAGGTAATTTTTGTCTTACATAGTACATATTAATCATTTTAGAAATATTTTGTACTTCATTAAACAATTCTTCTTTACCTTTTTCTTTCAATATAGCTTCTAACTCATAAGAATAATCAAAATGATTTTCTATAGCTTGTTTATTTCTTCCAGTAATTATTAAAATTTCTTGTATCCCACTTTCTATAAGTTCCTCTACTAAATACTGTAATGCTGGTTTATCAACAATACTTAACATTTCTTTAGGTTGTGCTTTAGTAGCAGGTAAAACTCTAGTACCAAGACCAGCAGCAGGTATAATTGCTTTACGAATTTTCATATCATTTCAACTCCTTAAAGTATTTACTTCTTTTTATATAATAAGTATAGCCCATCTTTTTATTAATTTCTACTATACCTACAAAAACATTATTAAAATATATCTTTAAATATTTGTCATTATCACTTATATTTTTAAGTTCAATAATCTTTGTCATCCCATTATATAATTGTTTGTATAAATTATTATCTACTTCAAGTTTTTTATAATCAAATATATCCTCTATTGAAATTTTCTTATTTACATCATTAAGTGAAAAATTATTTATTTTTTCTCTAATTAATTTAGTCATAGTCCCATATGTATTTAAATCTCTACCTATATCTCTAACTAAAGCTCTAATATATGTCCCACTACTT
The genomic region above belongs to Streptobacillus moniliformis DSM 12112 and contains:
- the galU gene encoding UTP--glucose-1-phosphate uridylyltransferase GalU, whose amino-acid sequence is MKIRKAIIPAAGLGTRVLPATKAQPKEMLSIVDKPALQYLVEELIESGIQEILIITGRNKQAIENHFDYSYELEAILKEKGKEELFNEVQNISKMINMYYVRQKLPLGLGHAISCAESFVADEPFLILLGDDIIYTDKEKGEIPVSKQLIDAYEKNGCGSFIGVQKVPRRDLNKYGIIKQSKKIDDKIYEIEDFVEKPNIEDAPSEFAALGRYILEPQIFKYLKEEKTIDYEIQLTPAILKMAKDNVSKLYSYEFDGLRYDTGDKFGMFKANVEFGLRHPELKEKIKEYLKELKVEL
- a CDS encoding tRNA 2-thiocytidine biosynthesis TtcA family protein, with amino-acid sequence MYIQKGNNMSLGQTDCPLILPDVPLQPLEVIEKSIQKKYRELLWSPFIKALKDFDLVNENDKIAVAISGGKDSLLLAKLFQELKRASKTKFELVFIAMNPGFNQRNLDNLKLNLEHLNIPCHIYDDNIFDIAGKIAKDYPCYMCAKMRRGSLYSKATELGCNKLALGHHLDDVVETTLMSMFYMGKFETMLPKLKSDNFDIELIRPLFYIEEKNIIKFVKNNGIQAMNCGCTVAAEKTSSKRRETKEFIKQLSVLNPNIKKKILSSTFNVNIEKILGFKFKKDHFFYLDEYKFK
- the coaBC gene encoding bifunctional phosphopantothenoylcysteine decarboxylase/phosphopantothenate--cysteine ligase CoaBC produces the protein MKNIVIGVTSGIACYKALDVCSKLKKNNYNIKVIMTENASKLISPLLFQTLTGNKVYINMFDENETSVSHIEIAKNSDLVCVIPATYNIIGKLSNGIADDFLSTFLSVCDPRKVMIFPAMNTNMYLNPILQGNLEKLSMNNYNIVQPATGSLACGDFGLGKLPEVDIIVDKIMFNIEKTDIFKNKKILITAGGTVENIDTVRHITNKSSGKMGYALAKQATLQGADVTLISTKPDLKTPHGISKIIYIENADEMHEAVLNNIENIDYIFMVAAVSDFKIKNYSDTKIKKNKLKDLKLELELNVDILKKLSEIKPRKFKLIGFAAEDNNLKENAKAKLINKKLDYIVLNDISNKAIGFNSDNNKVFIFDKNGNEIEIKENTKDIVAKEILFNIVN